The genomic window AATCAGTCTTAAATTACAGCACCGAGTTTATTTAGTGACCGATGACATGcgacttttgttattttaactaGGATGCCCAGAATAAGCTTCTCAACAGACATTGCATCTGAACGTTTTCTACTTTGTGAACCGTGCGTCTTTCCAACATCAGTCACTCACTACTGCCCTTAAAtataatttcactttcactaGCTTATGCAAAAGGATGCTGCACTACAGAATATCAACACCATAACAGTATTGTACTGTATCGAAAAAAAGTATCCCTCTGGAGGCAAAAGTAATATTGAGGCTAGTAAGGTGAGGTGGctacaaacaggttggagtatgactgaaaacaataagTGCCCACAGTGCATTACcgttaacacacacaaatcaatcagctctgatagtattgtttgacagagcctgttGATACTCGGACACAGCATACACATAATGTTATataatttctgttcatgaagaccaaactgaggcagaGTAGTAACATCACCAACAACTAAAATCACCAATTCCAGCTCTTAAAACACTAGGTTAGTTGTTATTGGCTcctaaatacaaatacagataGTACACACAGCTCTAGTAGTGAATGCAAGTGGAAAAGTTATACTCATACATGTTATACAATATATCACTTTATCACTTTTCTGCAACTCATGGTTTCTCTttgctataaaaacaaatcaatttctCAACTCAAGCTAAACTGCTTTCTACCACTGTCCCATTCACAATTACATTTGACTGTATGCagtaccttgtgtgtgtgtgttttaaaccacTTTAGACAACGCCTTGCAGAACCCTCAGAGAACATTACCTCTGGACCTGTGCTCAGTGCCAGATTAGCTCTCTCTCTATTAATGTGCTTGAGGCCTCCTGCTCTTAATTGAATATTGACCCTGACTGCATCATTGCAGTGGAGCTATCAGATgtggggggttttttttacgGGGGAGAGGGGGGGTCTTTGTACTCTGCCATTTTTAGCTTTTCGACTGCTGTtgtggtgattttgtttttgtttttttcatgtcctTAGTTCTAATGTGGCAATAACACTCAAGTGTTTTGGTTATGTGGAATCGATATTCACCTAGGCTTCATGGAACTCTCATAGGTTCTCTGGAGTGTAACAGCTTTTATACATCCTTTTCTCAGCACATGCACATTgagtgcagtgttttctttagATGAATGTACATACAGAAGAGTATTACTTACACTTTGATACACTCAACCACCTGGCTCTCATCAGACTCAGTGAGGgatttgtgtttgcttttatcACTTGGCTGTCTCACGTAGAAGGTGAGAGTCACCATTTAAATTGATTGTTTCTTTAATACCACTTTCTCATTAAGGATATGGGATTAATTTTCCTGCCTCACTCATTGCACCCATGATGTAGGGCAGGAATGGCTGTGCCATGTAGCAGGTTGTGCATAGGCAGGAGTTGAAATTACTCCATGAGATAACAGAAGACCTGTTAAAGGACTTTATTTACAGGTGTAATAATTACCTGACACAAATTGGTTTTTaagtaaaagataaaaatagaTCAATTGAAAGCTGATCTTTTAATGTTAAGAATCAGTTTAATAATGCTGCTGTCTTGAAACTCTCATGGAAGACATGGAAGTTCTGAAATAATTAATCATTCTAAAATGGAAAGGACAAATATGATTCTCTGGGCTGATGTGTTAATAAGCAGtgatatattttaatttgttattataaATCTCCAGAAGAAAATTTCTTCCCTGAATCCTATCTCGGCCCATTTATTGAGTCATTCTTTAAGGAGGTATGCTCACCCCAGCTTTCTTCATATGCTTGGTTGTTATGCATTTACTCTCCATTGCAGCACTGTGCCATGTTTAAGGTTTTGAAACACATATGCATAGCTAAAATAACACTTATTAAAACTAACGTAGCAACTGATTCTAAGTATATAAAAACGTTCCGTTttggattgaaaaaaataacaactatTGAGCAGGACTGCTGATGCAAAGTGTCTGCTTTTCATGAGACTTCCTCAATTGCCCGTTTTGCAGTCAAATAGCATGCAGGTTATATTCCCACCAAGGCCACATCCATTTCAGTGCTCAGTGATGGTGTCTAATGTCTCACAGTGCCTTTCCTGGTGGACTCGGTTTGAAAGCTACTTGCTGGTTTTGAATAAATGATCCTCTTGTCAGCCCACCTTTCAATATGCTGTGAGTCAGAGTTGTGATGTGTAGGTTTGAAGGCAATTTTTACTTAAACTGCCCAGAACAGAAATTTACTAGAATCACTGTTGATGGGGCAATGGTGTGGCGGGAGGAGATTGCCCTATTCACCCATATATTGTGAAAATTAAGTGTTACCCAAACACACTAGGCCCCCCCCCACAACCCattagacagacacacagctgtgcTGTACAgcaggacacaaggacacagtACAGCCTGACTCCAAGTCCTTTCTGTTTGTACACAGAAACTTTCCTCTGAACCAACAGCAACAAACtgaactgtgtctgtgtgaccgCTGAATGAGAGTGATACAGCAGTATGAAAGCTTTTAGTGTTTCACCTGCGTgcgtgcatgtatgtatgtatgtatgtatgtatgtgtgtgatggctctgtttcctctcctccattACTTGTTCTGTTATCACTTTGATCAAAGGGGGAAAACAGACTCTGTGTGCAGGTTTGCTGTGTTGCCAGACAGATACTAAACGGATTACGGATTTGCccttttattattgattattcattttataaatgtgtaaagGAGCCAAGATGTCATCTTTTGGCTAACtgcaactttttatttttaattatttacacaaGTAAAGAGCTTTCACTGGTTTTGCCTCCCATTTGTCTCCTTCTGACTGTCTTTATCAGAACTTTTTCACTCTAAACTACAAGAAGCATACGCAGATAAAAATATGTGTGCCATTAAAGGTCATAAGTTATGAAACACTGATGCTCTTAAGTTCACATTAGTAGAGGTATAAAAAGAGAATATATTTTGCCACTATTAATAGATAGACATTTTCTACTTCCTTGTATATGGAGGGCAGCGCAACTTCTCGGGACTGTCCCAAACTTTTTCCTGACTCTGGTGTATACATGATCCTAAAGTCTAGCGTAAATgctgaattacatttactctaGAGCATATTTTAactcattaaatattaaattgagAAGTGCCAGGAAGTGTAAGATGTGATGGGTGTGATGTTTACActttgtgcatttttgttttctttcaaatgcCCACAGACCTTCACTTTGACGTAGCTGCTCATATCTGTGAGTGTATGTGGTTGTGGTGTTAGCTGTAACATAATTAGAACCGCAGtctattttacttatttatatagCTTTTCTTAAGTGTGACAAAGGATTTTCTCTGGTGGGAGCATCACCATCTACAATAATGTGATACCGATGCTGTAGACTCTATAGATCAGCTCGTAATTCATGTTTTAGTATTGCACATGATACCTTTTTtattgtggggaaaaaaggataATTTTGACTGAAATCAATGTCTAACTTCTTAAATGACTTTAGAAGTGGAATTTCTAATATTAAAAGACTGGTTGAATGACCTATGTTCTCTCACACACCTGTACTTGTTGTGTTCGTCCTGTAGGTGGTTCTTCGGGAAGATTCCCCGGGCCAAAGCAGAGGAGATGCTAAACAAACAGCGGCACGATGGGGCCTTCCTcatcagagagagtgagagtgcgCCTGGagatttctccctctctgtgaagTAAGCAGCTCCCAATATCGCACTTAAATTTTCTATAAGTTCAGTTCACATCGCACTTAACACAACACAGTTTCCTCATATCTGATCTGGTTAATGTTTCCATACTTGGTGCGATTGACTCATAAGCATAACCACTTCCTTGTTTTTGGGAAGTCTcagtgctgctgtaacactcGCTTGTTTCATTTCCTCTTATTTGTGCTTCCattctgatttacagtttgcaGCAGATTTCATGTGAAGTTGTCGTTAAGAAATGGATCACAGTTATTGTCTGGCCCATCCTGATTACTCTTGTGAGCAGTGTTAATGTCGTTAACAAAAACTGCGATGTTTCAGAAGACAAAATtctttgtaaaccacacagagacaaactcaAAGGGAAAAGTCTTCCAGGAATCCAAAGACTCAGTAAAGACACACGCTAATGCTATTTTATCAGCTTGTTGAGTTGTtgctaaatttaaaatgtagttcaaactgaaacaaaccACCAACCGCTGATAATTATGGATTTTTAAACCTGTTGAAGATAATAACTCAAAGTGTAATGTTTCATTGTCTTCAAATTGGAGCAAACATGTCATTAAGAAAAATTGTGtttgaaagacaaataaaaatgtttcatatcaaaacagttatatttttgttcaaacCTTAATACCATTTATTGTAATAGATAGGATAAtagaaaaaatttaaataatacaaacaagTCGACTAAATCTACTGTAGATTTTAGTTACATAAAATATGATGATATTTAGTCAACTAAAACATCTCAGATGACTTTGTATATGACTAATACTTAATGGTATTTTTGTCTTAAGACTATAACTAAATTAGAATTTGCTGAAAAATTGAACACTGCTTGTGAGTCGTGTGTTACCGGCACAACTGAGtcatttgacaaacatttttgaTAAGAGCAGTCGATGTGTGACTATTACATGCACAGCCTTCCAAACAACTGTGAAATAGTGTTTTTTGAATACTGCTGAAAATACCACCGCTTATAGTTTCCTTTCCATGACCTTCTGCAGGTTTGGAAATGACGTCCAGCACTTCAAGGTTCTTCGTGATGGGGCTGGAAAGTATTTCCTATGGGTGGTGAAGTTTAACTCACTCAACGAGCTGGTGGAATACCACCGCACCTCCTCGGTCTCTCGCAATCAGCAGATCTTTCTGAGAGAAATAGAGCAGGTCCACCAGGTaagatgtgtttatttatctgttCTATGTTTGTGGACATAGAAATAGAAGGGTCAGCTTTAGTGTGTAGAGATGAACACATGCTTATTTTCCTTCATCTCCGGTCTACCCCATTAGTGGTGAAGTGAAGTTCTTAttgcagcagaaacagaaagcGTGATGGTTGACAGCCTTACCACGGCACAGATACCGTCGACACCACACAAATGCATCGTGCTGTTTGTAGAAAAGTAGACAAATTAAGTGCACTATGGTTTCTGGccatttgtctcattttaaacTGAATATAATGGACAAATGCTGCCACAAAAGATTCTTTGCTTTTCtctcaacacttttttttaattgatttttcaACTATAAACATACACTCAAACCCCCCACAACAGTATGTagctatatacacacatttgacTATTTTACAATTATTGATAGCAGATTTAAgttaaataatgattattttggtATTTAATATAATCTgtttaatctgattttttttttttcattttcaaggcTGTGTATTGTAGTATCAGGTCTGGCCtaatgtcagtgaaaacatttaactgattatcttatcttaacagCTGAATTATTTACTCTCCAGCAAAAAAGAATAACTAACTAATGGCTGGTGGTGGAATGTAAGGGGGAAAGCCTGTCCCCTATAAGGAGGTTACACTGGGGGCACTTGAAGCGTACCGTATGCTACAGTTGTTTTTATCATCAGCTTCAGCcactgagaaaaaaatgtgacagcATGTTTGCTTCTAGTCACTCGTCCATTTTCACTACTTTTtgtcacagagcagagaaaaatTACTTGTATGTTTTCAAATTCTGATAATTCAGTACTCATGCTTGTATCGACATGAAATGCTCACATTCAATCAGTCTTTTCCAGTCATTTCTTGCCTCTCTCCATTAGCCATTCATATGTTCTGCTTCATGACGTGATACTGCCCCCAGCACTTCCTGTACTGTACTGCAGTTACAAATGAACATGTGGTTTTATTCAGTTAATGACAATACAAATTTCTAGGAATGGGCATTCTTACACTATTCGAAAGTCTTATCTAATTAGTCGAAGAATCGTCAAAAAATCAGGCCAAGGCAACACTCTGTGAAAAGCAGGGAAATCTATTTCAATTTAATAATCATGGCCCATTCCTACAAATGTCCAAATGTTTCAATTATGCTCAGTCTTGTTTTCATCAACCTGTCCTGCCTTCTCTTCCCGTTTGTGTGCACAGCATCCCACATATGTGCAGGCACTCTTCGACTTCGACCCCCAGGAGGAGGGAGAGCTGGGTTTCCGACGCGGCGACTTCATCCAAGTCCTGGACAACTCTGACCCTAACTGGTGGAAAGGAGGCTGCCACGGCCAAACGGGCATGTTCCCCCGTAACTACGTCACCCCTGTCAATCGGAACATGTAAAACAGTCAGACCATgtaaacaagaacaacaaccacaacacggcaaccatcaccaccaccaccaccaccatcatcatcttcatcatcatctttgatCTTCATCAGCCCCCACCTGACCCATTTATATAGACAAAGCTATAGCCCTAGCTATTGAGTACAATATGAATAACTCATAAGACAGTTACTACTTGTATCATTACATCATAACTTGATTAAAAACTACATGTTACATAGTTGTGAATGAAAGAGAATTAAATATAGCACttacacacatttattatacTACCACCCAAAGCAAAATCTGCccaaattaacagcattggtaaatTATCATtatgaattaaatgttttttttgtatcttttctttttaaatattaacctGAAAATTCTCTCTTCCAGCCAGGGACAGTTCAAACACTGTACATGAGAGTGCTGCATCTTCTGTATCGTTTCAGACCTGAGTGTCACTCCATGGTGAGAactgtatttattcataaacCTCCACATCAAGGAAATCAGTTCAACTTTTGTCACGTTCAGCAGCTAATATTTACAGATATAATCAAGTGGTGAACAGTCTGGATGTTGTACTCAAGCTTggtatgtttgttgttttccgACAGGTTCCACTTCTGGAGAACATTCAGTATCCAGCGTATCAGGAGGGTGCGACGTCTATCATGAGTGTCTACATACGTGAGTCCTGTGTGTTAATAAGCAGCAAGATCCAGATTTTGACTAAACTAACATTTTTAAAGCCAGAGTTAGAGTTattaatgaaaatgtcaaaaactacCCTATTTCTCATGAttgatttgaagaaaaaaaaatctttcatcAAAATCCATTTAGTTTCTGAGAAATACTTTTCACTGACTGATACACAAATAGATGTGGTCAGAAACATAACCCTCTTACCACAGGTAAACATATACACAGCGCTTAAGGCATATTTATTAACCCAATTGATTCACCAAtcccaagaaaaaaaataattttaacatCTTTGTCAATGACAGCTTTGTTTTCCAAGATTATTGAATATTACTTGGGACATTTCACATTATGCACTTGTGATAAAAATGTTGATGGCAACTTAACATGAATAGATACCTCTTTTATGGttgatatatacatacattaactatttgtattt from Solea senegalensis isolate Sse05_10M linkage group LG4, IFAPA_SoseM_1, whole genome shotgun sequence includes these protein-coding regions:
- the LOC122768853 gene encoding growth factor receptor-bound protein 2; this translates as MEAIAKYDFNATAEDELSFKRGDILKVLNEECDQNWYKAEHNGKDGFIPKNYIEMKAHPWFFGKIPRAKAEEMLNKQRHDGAFLIRESESAPGDFSLSVKFGNDVQHFKVLRDGAGKYFLWVVKFNSLNELVEYHRTSSVSRNQQIFLREIEQVHQHPTYVQALFDFDPQEEGELGFRRGDFIQVLDNSDPNWWKGGCHGQTGMFPRNYVTPVNRNM